The sequence gaaACGAATACAATAGGAGGGTTTTAATGTAACCAttgcttatgacattgatgatattttaaataaaaaaacatattccCTAACATGTGGAAGCTCTGGATGCCATACAAATGAATAGTTGATGTTTTTTAGGGCCACAACTTTGGCACTAGAGCACCTAGTGTTATGAAACGCATTTCAATGGTGAAACTATCCAAAAATATTGCATATGACAATATTTTCCACTACGATGAAAGGCGTGTAAACAACCCTACCACTactacaaccctaattatattgaaaaacattttagaatgcctcacgaaatactttaatgtaaattaaaatgtgaagggatgtgtgtgatgtggtgattgacattattcacccacggatctatgggttgggtattgttccgcacggacatgtTAGTTAacctgttgatgtgaaatccgaaaacattttttaaaaataaaatgatactttattccgagtgtgcttgcttttctatttggaggtcatcacataacggcattgtaatacacggttccgctgcattaaatattacatatctgccgtagttcgctATTTATAGAGTCCTGATCAGAAGACTTCtcgacaaacaggaagaactggcctaaactgaatatgtgacgtgaatcataaatatatcataaattaaacaaaatcttcaatttctcttcacaatataagtctccttgcagtatcaatactaattcggctgacttttatatttgatccaaccggtatattggtatatttacaccataacggtgcaaagctgatagaaagggacacctggtggttaaagcacgttattgaaatgcattattgttattattagatattaataggagacacatacagacaaactaataaggctttattcaaacattaaagaatactttaggttaaggtcttatgttgaataagaaaaaagctttggggtatacatattaagcctgacaaagtactaatatattgctttcctgcaatgttaactatatgtttaagcacttattttaactgatattatacatatgtattatactcttataagatgtatgtagatagtataagaaatgtgcagaatacgaaaGTTTAATGgtagaggtatacacacatatcgatagatgtcttgtaatgcactgttgaggaacctgcaacccaagtttttcatctccgaccttgtcaggtattgaacattcaataaataaagaacacatacttattaaatataaaacacagaatttgtgtgattatactaaatgatttacaaataaacacctctgcatatttacaactgttacacaactTGGGCtcaatatcttatcttaagatccatggctactgccatacgaaatgtgcctctgaaccttgacacgtgcatgtttcaggcttatcaatttacaacaggaggggtcacagacataagatcagcggttaaataaagctcttctgaccttagctgtcatgtgggtattaatgctgcacaagccattttcaccccatttattaattatatgttttaaatgtgagtgtttccgatcccctaaacctccatggatgtacacagtttaatactggcaacttcttattacgggaaatatgaaaacgtcttttaaaactataaTTCAAagcagagacgtgccatagatagagaacatgttgtgaaacacacaatagccagcatgtgtagttctggtgacGGGTGGGGGgcggggtggacccgttcaaatccaggttTGGACAgtggttccatttcaaagtgctgttcgatgctcggcgtaaccctcggcgcacactcaaacatccgattgaggactatcacggggtttgtccatgggtttgtcaagcgaagcggagagaatacttacttccggttgtcaaattctctaaagcaaatgagctgctccgaccctcggtcctgacggactccaacttgtgtttattaatcaaacaaataaataaacacaaggataattatgtgttgttgactaaataacagtgtgtggtttagaaaagaatacaaaattagaaagaaaaaacgatgaaacaatacaaatgtcagtattctgagcccctactctgcCCATAACtgatggcaacaaaagtcctacattattcaattacaataaagaagtaaaaacaataagggtATACTAAttacgggttgggagtgagaacgtgttgctgtacaacaaatcacctggttggaagagaactctctgctccatagtttctctcttcactgTACATTTGACATATTCAGggtaatatttaatattccatctgtcacatacttatgtaaatataataccttgctttatatcttgttattgctcatttgtaaattcaacatgtatattttcttctttatttcttgtctttttatttgtattgtataatGCCGTGTGTTttaatgctgctgcaacacaaagatttcccaaattgggatcaataaagttctaTCTTATCTTAAACCAACAACCAGTGTTCCGGGTGAGGATCATCTCTTTACAAAGATATTCAAGTGCTAACCCATATTGTTACTTCTAAATGAATTTATTTCCAAACGCAGTGTGATGTAAACAACAAAAAGTACCACAGAAGTATGCTTAATATTTATTCATCAATCAACCACATCAATAACATTgtttttaaaacaataaaatggtCCTCTCTGGCAATGATTTATTTATGCGTTTCACCACAATACAAGTAAAAGGCCACCATAAGGTGTATGTCTTGATTCTAGAGCGTTGGGGTTAGTCTAACATGAAAAGCATGGACAGCAGAACATAAAATCAAGTTACGCAAACGATTATAACATACAGTATTAAGAAATCATACAACACAACCATTTTTTAATGATTTAACTatgtatattaaacatgtacatTCTATGCGTCAATAAAATATAACAATGTATTATTTGGTTTTGAGAACAACAATGAGGTGATTCACCAAATAAACTAATTGATGTTTATCTCAATGTCCCTAATTATACATCCTAAAAGACTGTGCATTGTACATGTTGATTTAAGTACTTCAATCAATCAGGTTAATAGCTGGAGATCAAAAAGGAAATATAACTGACAAAGCAATTAAAGCAAGGAACGCAAACGAAAGCTGTTATTGGCCTGCGGTGTAACAGGTGCAGTCATATAAAGTTAATGACAGGTAAATCCTATAAGAGATCGAAAATAATAATGATGCATCCCGTTCTGGGACAAAGGGAAAGACGTCCTGCTCTTGGACAATCATGTGCTCACCAAGTTGTATGGTAACCAGCAAGATAGACTTGGACATTTAGCAATTTACATTCTAGTGTTTCAAAAAGGATCAAAAGTGAATGGTTCATTGCTCAGGATGCATTCCAGGGAGGCTGAGCGTTTTGTTCAATACAATTTAAGTTGTGTACAAGTGAAATATTTGGCCTGATGCTGCGGCATAGGGAAAAGTCATATGGTCAACATATTCAAGTGTGATTTTCCATTGAGGAGTATGAATACAATCTCTAAATATAAAGTCAGTAAAGTATTTACATTTCTGATAGCACATCAAGTCTTGGCGGATATTCGTGCTTGAGAGCAGCAGCAATCTGGGGAAATACAGAGAAACAAAAAAGAGGGGCAGATCAGAAACCACATTTGAGGTTTTTGAATATACAATGTATGTTAAGCATTAATTAATACAAAAGTAACAGCAACATGTCTAGGTTGAGGATAAATCAACAAAGATACTGTACATTAATTCATAAGTAAATTACCTAAATGATGTTTCCTTCTTCATCCTCACTGGTGTCTGGACTGCTTAGGCCACTTTGACTTTCCTCTTCATGTTGAAGGAAAGAAGCATCAGGACCTAAAGCAGTGTTGTACTGCTGCAGTACCACCTGCAACCTCTCCGACGCCTCAGCATGCTTCCTTCTTAGGGTGCACCCAAGTCCTCCATTCCCCTTGTCTACATCTGAAAATACACAAAATATTGTTATATGGACATACTACAAAGTAAGATTGCTTCACGAGGCCAGAGCACTTCAATGGAGTATATTCTCTCCCATGTACATAGAAAGATGATTGTCACTGTCATGGGACATCATTATGTCAAATGGCCGGGTCGAATGGGCAAAGGCCATTATACTCCATCCAATTTCTGTGACCAAGAATGATTTGGGCTGACTTTTTTTCCCCAACTCATACTTTACAAGGTAGGTTAAGTTTTGCTTTCAACTTACCTTCCTCAGCCACCTTATTTTTTAGAGCAACTGCCATGTTCTGCAACCATGTGCAATGCTGCGCCATCTCCAGCACTAGGATGCCTTTCTCCTCGTGCAGTCTCCGTGTAAGCATCACTTGATCCAGTATCTTTTTCTTGGCTGTAAAGTTAGCTAAAATCCAATCACAGTTATGTATATACACATGACTCACATTTTCACTATAGCACAACAATATgtttaaaactccaaacatgtaCTTTCAAAATAATCAAATGTATACACAATAAGAAAACTTAAGATATACCCTTAAACTAAATGAACGTTCTAACACTCTACATGATATGTGCATAACTCAGCAAGGTATACCTTCATATAACAGAACTTCAAATGAATTATTATGAAATATCTGAAAACTGACCCATGCCATGAACTTCCCACGGCCACAGCGCGGACATGATGCTCCCTCCAGAGAGGGAATGCTCCAGCGCAGCAACATCTATGCCTCTGGCAGAGTCGTGTACCAGCTGGTTGTATTTCAGTATCTCCTGGTTAAGGCGCTTGTTGTCGTCTGCAAGCTTCCTTCGAAGTCGATGGCGGAGCTTGCTGCTGTCTGAAAAAGACATGAGGTAGAGAGATAGGGATATGTGACAAACTATATTTGCAagtgcaaaaaatatatataattcagTAGGTTGAATCTGCAACCTAAAACATTATATACCATTCTGTCGGTAAAGGGATTGCTTCCGCTGCCTCACACTTAGGTAAAGCCCCTCAATGCCTTGCTGCAGTGCTGTTTGAAGGATGTCTTCAGAAGTACCCGATGTTCCTGGAGAAATAATATTGGCAGTCAAATGTACTGTTACGCAACACGTAACGGTTTTGAGAAACAAAGTTGTGCAACATATTTAACACCTTTTAACACAAATTGATGGTACTATGGAAACTGGAACATATCAGAGATAAACATGGACACATAGTTGGCTTGCTATTGCTTGAAGATTATGTCCCCGTCTACTGAAACCCAGTGAGGGTCCCATTACGTGGCATGACAAATCAGCCTTATATCATTGGCTGCTCTTTAGGATCAAATCTGTCCATTCAAACAGTCATGGACAATGATGTGTAGCTGGTGTCATCTCGTCGTGCTTACCAGACGCCCATTCCTTCACGTCGGAAATCCACGTCGACACCATGTCATCTGAGACACAATGTAGCTCCGTCTTGAGTTCTTCAAGACTTGCAGTCTCTTCCAGGAGCCTCTTACTCGTCTGATAAACAGTAGACGATGGACATTTATCAAGATTAAAACTTGCTATGATTAACAACAAGCCATGTGCAAATGACAAAGGACACAACCACACCTTTAATAGGAGGCTCACCTTCACATATCTTGTGGAAAGTGCCTGATGGAGGGTGTCACCTTTTTTCCTGTTCCATCCCATAGCATGCACTGTGAGCATGTCCAGTCGTGCTTTTGAAAGCAATAATGAGGTTATGATGTGTCATCTAAAAAAGTATGCAATAATAGGGCAAGCCCTTCCACTCACCTGCTTCGGACATGTATGTTGTGGTCAGGGCACAACGGGACAGGTAGCTGCTGacctgctccacctcttacccGGCGGTCACCCTGCTCCCTCCTGGTTCTTCCCACTCCATATCATCTGATGGTAAAAGGTTGCTGGAATGTTGTGCAAAGAGGCTACATACTACTATACTAAACAGTATAGCTTAGATATTTACTACTTCAgtattataaatataaaaaatataaatgtacggGATACAAAAATATTTCACATACCTCGCATTTGGTAGCATGGGCTCGAGCATGCATTACACTGAGGAATGGCTTCATGGTGGTCAGCTCCTGGAGAGCAGGAAGGACACTTGCAGCGTTCTCCATGTACGGCCAGTACTTGCAAGCCACATCCATGGCGAAGAACTTGGCTTTGGCTGGCATGAGTTCCTTTTGAAGATACAGGGGGTAGGCGAATATCTCCCCCCTGTACATATTTAAGGCCTTCAAAAGAAACCCATGGCGACATACAGCCACCTCCATCCCTTCTTCATCCAGCTTAGAAGCCCTCCTTGACGTCTCCCTCGCTGCTGTCCACTGGGAGTCCCCACATGTGCCTCTTCCCTGGGTCTAAGACACGCATTACATCATGACAAATCAGTTAAAAGCAATGGAATCACGATCTACACCATTTGTTCTAATTATCTGATGTTGGAGTAGATGGTAAGGAGAAGTAGCTGAATTTGAAGAAAGTCAGGGTCGGATATACATGGCTATTTTTGTGATATACCTATAAGGTAAAATTATGAATAAAAACTTGCATTTTTCAGTGATCTCTGTATTTTGTCGACACATGCAGCCACCGCGCTGTCTTCTGCTACAAAGAGCCCATTAAAAAAGGCGCTGCCATCAGAACTGAGAACAAAAAGATTAGCAAATATATCcatgaaatataaacagtaatCAAAAAAGTTAAATAACAACAATGTAAAAATAGCACCTTCCACTTCGCCGAAAGCGATATAGCTTCCTGTTTCCATCGGCAGAAACAGCCAACATCTCCGGCGTGCAGGCAGGGCAGAGAAAGGAGCACCACAGCAGAGCTGGTCTTCCTCATACGAGGCATAGGAGAACTCCAGAAAGCTGCGCTGCAGTGCATCTCCGTTGACAGGTCCAGACTGGAAGATAATTACATATATTCCTGTGATTTTGTCTATTTACGGAAATGTTATAATGTATAATATGGTAAAGAACATTTACACTTACTCTTCCTCCACACTTTGTGCGATGCTCCAGCAGCTTTGCAAAGGCCTGTCTGGAGAATCCTGGAGAGATGACCTTGAGCTCTTCAAAGGAGCTCAGGAGGTCCAAGGTGTAAAGTGTGGAAATACTGACCGAAGCTGGCCAGTATCCACTCTTAAGGAGGACTTTCAAGTCGGGGGTCCACTGCTGCTGGCAAGTTTGACAGACATATAGTGGCAGATGCAAGTCATAACGCCCTTGGAACAAGTAAATACACATAATTAAGACACACTTTACAACAGTTCCATCTACAAATAGTCAAAGATTAACAGATATTACATGAAGGTTTTACTCCAATTGGAAGCACAATGCCTCAGCCCACAACAGTAAACATATAACAACAATTCAATAGAAatccaaatatatatatatatttgtttaccaTTGATGGTAATTAAAATCACTGGTTTGCCTGGTACCACAGGGAAGTGTTTGCCTTTACAGGAGCAGTTGGGTGCCTTCACAGTTGGCAATATGCAAgctgtcaaaaaaaaaaagaatagcaCTAATTACCATGATATGCTGGCCGAAGAGACATGTGCACATCAACATGCATGTTTGAGAGAGCATACCTTGGTCATGGGTCTCATATCCACCTTCCACTCTAACAACACACGTTGTTGGACTAATTGGTTTAAAAAACCCATTTATTAAACTGTCCCGGTTGTGGAGTGGCTGTTTCTTGTGATGAAGTACATCACAGTCTCCACAGAACCACTCCTCGGGGAGACACTCTCTACACCTTGGGAGGAAATACAAAATGATTCTAATGTCCTAGAATTACTTTCATTTTCATGTGGGTCTTCTCTAGGTATCCAGTTTTCTATCATCACAAAAGTCATGCATGTTAGCTGAAATAGCAGGGCACTGAGCATTAATACTGAACAATTACAATTAGGTAAAGTAATTTAAATAAAGGTAAATGTTATCTCACCTAATAACAGAGGCCACACAGGGGATGACCAACAGCCTCTTTCTCTAGAAGGCATTGTAGGTGGTGTGGTCTTGCTTCTCTCCAGCGCTCTGAGGCTTCCTGCTGCCGAAAAGGCCAGGATGAGGCAGAGCTTTGAGGCTCAGGAGGAGGACATGAGGAAAGGATGTCAGAGAGTCTCTCCATATTCTTTTCTGTGAACAGAATGGGAAAATGTAACTGTAAATGACTATATTTAAGATGAACACTAAAAATCAAGGATCATTTCTTTGCTCAGTATGGAACTGGCCAATATCTTTACTGAATTACATTCCTCGTCCGAGTCCTGAACTGTCAGTTGTGTATAAGGTTATTTTCTCTCACGAACACaatttattttagttttaaactTAAAGCCATTTTTGTGATTTACCAAATTCGTGTTGTGCTGAAGGTTCAGTTGCAGAACCTCCACACGGGAAGACTGGAAGCCCTCAGTCGGGGGGGATGTGACTGTAAAACATCCCACAGAGGGTTAACAACAGATAACTGATGATTTGTATTATCTACCTATTGTTTAAAAGCTTGTGAAATTAAATAAAGCATAGTTCTTATGACACCACAGTGGGAATGTCTCCGACTGTAGTGTCACTATGCGTTTATATATTTGAATTATTGTAGACCCTCAACAAGCAATTACTGTGTTTTCATTCAATTTTCCAACCATTTATTTAGTAAatacataaaaatgtaaaataattggGATTTCAACCTGTAGCTGAGCCTTGGTGTCGCCCTCCACGCCTCCCTCTCGGCTTGCCACGTTCTACACAGCCCCTTTTAGGGGACTGTAAAGTGTCTCCTACAGAGCGTGCCCGTTTCCTCTCCTCCGCTGCTTTCTGTGACCAAGTAACAACTCATGTAAGGTTGATGTTGCTGATAAACTGATACCATATGACAGTGGACAAATAAAAAGGAAATTCATTCTCTTGAAGAACATTTTTGCTTCAAGTTTTTCCTACCATATCCAACTACTGAAGTAAAACAAGTTGAACGAGCTTTATTTAGTAAGCCTCTGCCCCCCATGTTGTAATGATGAACCGTTTTGCAAAGGCCCTATACATTGATCCAACATCCAGTTACTCTTGGCCTGTTCAGCATCGTTTGGATAACAGATAGTGCCACATTCAAGTAGGAAATGAATGAGGTCATATGGGTTAAAACACCAACCTTAGCTTCAGCTAGCATGTGTTCATGCTTCAGCTCAAGAGCCATGCGTTTCCCTTTTTTGGATGTGGAATTATTGGGGTCTGGGTTGTGTTTTGTTGCCATTGCAacacagccagccagccagccagccagacacAAGAGATATGCAAACAAACAGCTGCTGTATGAGACAGACAGAGATAGTGAGACAGATTGTAAGATTGAGATGGATAGATGAAGAAATAGATAATGAATGATAGAAAAAGATAGAGACTATAAGAAagctagatagatagacagagagATAGGTTGAGTTTGGCTCTTAAAAGTGCCGTTGGTTTTATGATGGTGTAGATCAGTgtatgggtttgtggtgtgggtACAGGAGCTGCAGGAGAGAACATAACAAGTGAATTATGTAGTGAAACtagctttttttaaatgcacattGTGACGGTTTAACTAGTTTAGACAGACTGAGTTCATTTACGTGTTTCCTGTTTCATACGCGTAACAAGCACATGGACGTGCACATGGACTATGCCCCTCCCCCCAAACATATATTAAAATGTCGACCAGCGTTAGTACTGTCATGTGTAAAACAAAAGCGATTAAGATAACGTATAACTTACACTTTAACACCGACGTATGCAGCCGTAATCAAGACACATATTTTTCACACACCACTTATGAGCTGATATAAATGTAGCTAACTAGTTTAAGCTTATGTTGAacgtgagctagctagctagccgcCCGCAAGAATTATTTCACATTAATGTTGCTTTGCTGATTATGGCGAAGGCATTTCTCAGACTTAGAACAGTTCATTATGTATGATGAACCATGCGAGTGAAGGCTTAAAAAGATCCCCAATTATTAAATCTAAGCAAAACATGCATCAGACTTTAGTGACACAACTTACTTTGTCAGAGGATGGATTGCAATGCCGGTGGCAGCGGTCTTTGGCCAATAGGTGGTTCTCTGAATTATGTAATTTCCTGTACCGATtatacaataaaatattaatacaTTTCCTGTATTTTGACACGATAACTCTTTAATAACCTAAGTAGCCTACggaaaaaaaagtatatattgcCT is a genomic window of Pseudochaenichthys georgianus chromosome 4, fPseGeo1.2, whole genome shotgun sequence containing:
- the LOC117445789 gene encoding uncharacterized protein, whose translation is MSEAARLDMLTVHAMGWNRKKGDTLHQALSTRYVKTSKRLLEETASLEELKTELHCVSDDMVSTWISDVKEWASGTSGTSEDILQTALQQGIEGLYLSVRQRKQSLYRQNDSSKLRHRLRRKLADDNKRLNQEILKYNQLVHDSARGIDVAALEHSLSGGSIMSALWPWEVHGMANFTAKKKILDQVMLTRRLHEEKGILVLEMAQHCTWLQNMAVALKNKVAEEDVDKGNGGLGCTLRRKHAEASERLQVVLQQYNTALGPDASFLQHEEESQSGLSSPDTSEDEEGNII
- the LOC117445790 gene encoding uncharacterized protein, whose protein sequence is MPSRERGCWSSPVWPLLLACILPTVKAPNCSCKGKHFPVVPGKPVILITINGRYDLHLPLYVCQTCQQQWTPDLKVLLKSGYWPASVSISTLYTLDLLSSFEELKVISPGFSRQAFAKLLEHRTKCGGRSGPVNGDALQRSFLEFSYASYEEDQLCCGAPFSALPARRRCWLFLPMETGSYIAFGEVEDPGKRHMWGLPVDSSEGDVKEGF